ATAACAGCACTACTGCTGAATTTCCTGTTCCTCTTGTATTTTCTTCGTGAATCCAGGGCTGTTTTTGGAGACGTTTCCGGAAGTTGATCGATATCAAATACATCGATATCGGTCTCATCAACTCTGTTTGATAAAGCAACTgcaacatcaacatcgacAATCTCAGGCTCAGGCTCAGGCTCAGATTTCATTTCGAGTGTGGGCTTTTTGGAAGAAGTGATAGGTGAGGACTGTGGCCATTCGGCACTGAGTTCGtcaaattcatcaagatCTTTGAGGACGCTCAACCCTTTCTTCGGCGGTACGAAAGTGACAGCATTTTTTTCTGAGACTGCTACTAGTTTCTCCTTCCGTTTGATAGTAATCTGAGACTGCTTTTGTTTGTCCTTGCCTGGCAATGAGCAGACAAGTAAAATATCATCTCCCTCAAGACCAAGGCTCAACTCATCAACGTCCTCTGACACAAACTTCTTTTTACTTTTCCTTTGAgtagattttgatttcctaCCAgttttatcttttaatttacTACTACTCAATTTTCTTGCTGTTTTCTTGAGCTTGGCTGTTGAGCCGTTTGAATGTAGCGGCTCCTTCAAATCAAACCCAGTTTCTTCGTCTGAGAATTCGTAGGCGGGATTAACAGTGACTGGCGTAATTCTCCGAACTCTAGGGCCGATATGTGTAGGAAGTTCCGGCTGATCATCACTCTCTTCCGAAGATTCCAAATCAGAGCTCCTCAAATTCAAGGCGtcttcatccacatccaccgGTTTCACATCGGTCAAGTCAAATACACTGGCGTCTCTAGCCAAGTCTTTGTGTAGTCTACGGTCCAGGGATTTGATTGTGGCAACGGCATCTGACCAACTAACTAAAGTCGGTGCCTGCTGTGCAGGCTTTCGAGTTCTGGAAGATCGttggaagaaagatatcGGATGCGAACTACGTGATGCAGATGTAATGCTCGATTCTgattcttgatcttttttaTGGTATGACCCACGAGAACCCGGTCTAGTTGAGCGTTCCTCAGACCACAAATGGAGATATTTTTTGCGGTACCTCTGTTTCCAAGAAACTTTCGAGTGCCGGTTATTTATAATTGCTAATCCTTCCCAAATAGAGTCTGTTGCAAATGCGAGACCCTGATCGTGTGCTTCAGCTACCTTTGCGATGAGTATCTTGTCCTCTTCTTCTGTGAATAAATTGTGTCCTCGTGGTGAGGCAGCATAACTTGAAGTGCTCAATCCATCGGAAAGTAATGTTGTATCACCAAGAGATTTTGGCATGGAAACCGCTTTTGGTTTATGTGAAGCTCTTGGAACTCTTTTTGCGCCTCGTCCTTTTGGTAAAGCCCATATCGACTCAGAGATATCGGGAGATGGACTACGCTCAGTTTCTGGCTCTGGAATAAAATCTCTTAATGCTGGCCGCTTTCTGGGTTCTAGTGAAGGAATTTCAGGTACTCTCCATGCTGGTTCTATATTGGTGTCATCATGACTTTGCTTTTGTGAAATAATGCTTACAATTTGAGGGGCAACTTCGGGTCCAAATGAACgtagaatttcattatatgaaggaaaagaaatgctGTGTCCTTCAGATTGTATATTCTGACGCCGTTCTAAATCGTTTTTAGGGGTAATATTCCGAACGGATTCTGTCTCTGTCGCAGATGCCATGTCAAGAAAAGGATCCTGATTCGACTCATCGTAGCCACGTAAAATAATGTCGTCCTCCTCCATATCCTCATCACTTATCTCGGCCACACCATCTTTATCAAATGTTTTGTCGCGTGCGTTATCCTCCCCTTCCCtatcatctctttcctccacATTGCTATATTCGTCGCCCGATGTCTCTGTGACACTCTCTGGTTCAACGGTCAAGGCTCTTAACAGATCACCTCCCGCCTTTTTACCCCCAGCATCTCGTTCATCTTGCATCTCTTTCAAATGCCCATTATCAACCAATATTTCCCCAGTAAGCAAGTCGATTTCATCTCCAACTCCATCGAAATCTTTCCCATATTTTTCGAAGATTGATTCGAATGTTGATTTTAGTTTATAGTCGAGTCGCGCTCTCTTTTGTTGAAGCTCTTGATCGGGATCATATCCAGGTTCGTAAATTATATCGTTGTTCTCATCGTCGACAATAAAATCATCTTCCTCGGTGTCACTATAATCCTCGGAGTAATCGTCGTTAATTTCGAGGTCGACAAGATTGGAATCCGCAGGTATCTTCTGCCCTTTTGTTGGAGATTCCATATTGATGATTCGCAATCATGTCCGAATTTTGACAATGTTGTAGGAATCAAAAGAGTGTGTAGTTGttatatcattatttcaGTAGATGAAGAGTAGAAAATGTAATGAACCAAAGTCGCGAGCCGTATTTCATAAAGCCTCGGGAATACGCGTTGGGTTCGTGTAAATTACCCTTGCACGTGCCTTGACATACTCGTAGTAGGTACATGCATAAAGCTTAAAAGTAGATTGGCGGGGTTGCATAGACAGGTAACTGAGCAAGGATTATGTAAGCATACATCTAATCTAGCTTTACGCTTTACCGTATGAAATACGTCAAGGTATCAATCGTATCAATACATCTCAGATCCAACCAAGTGAGTGAATCTACAACGCTTTTTATGCCAGACTTCTCTTAGACCTTTGATGGACCAAAATGCCAGAGATACATTGGTCGATAGATTTTGACGATTCTCCATAATTCAATGTGAATAGTTGCCAGCCAAACATCCACAACATGTATTGTCAAAAGTGTCGGACATCATTGAAACTTGATAGCTCTTTGGAGGATCTGAACCCGGCAGCATTTGATTTGCTAGTTGGTTCGTAATTATTCTCCAGATTATCTTGATATCGTCTCGAGAAGGAACAGAGCTTATTAACATTGATTTCTAGGTGCTGCCTCACAAAACCAATCCAAAAACATCCCCCCTTCACGGCCAGCATATCCTCAAGACCGAAAGCAACTATATGATCGTGTCTCGAAGCATGCCGGTCCACCAACTTTTAAGCGGACAATCTCCGCACCCCGTCGGCATGAATCTAATCTATCAGATACGATGAGAAGTGGCACGAACAATCCAGCCATGTCTTTTGTCATGCTGACAGAATCACAAGTCGTACCGCCATCAGTTGCCAAATCACCAGATGCTACAACCccaaataaatcaaatcaggATGACTTATCTGGTGGCGATGCAGCAGGTGAGGGGGGTAAAGCAATGTCGCGAGAAATGGAGCGGGTATCAAGACTTTTCGAGATTCTTACAGCGAAATCTGATATTGATCATCCTATTTGTGTTGAATGTACAGAGATGCTTGTCGATGGATTACAAAAACGATTAGAAGCTGCGACTCGAGAAAGGGATGCGTATGTTGGTTTCTTGAAGCAGGTCAACGCCGAAGTACCAACAGAGGAGGAGGTGAAGGAAGCCAACGACCTCCTTGCAAAGGTACAAGCAGAAGAAGTCGCGGCAATAGAGGAATTAAAGAAAATCGAAGCGGAAACTGCTGCGGTAAACGAAGAAAATGCACAGCTGGAAGAAGAGGCTAGAGCTCTTGAtatcgaggaagaaaaattCTGGAGTGATCGAAATGAGTTTGCAATGAAGCTCTCGGAGTTTCAAAACATACGGGATAGCATCAATCTCCAATATGATCATGATTCACAGCTATTGGATAAACTACAAAGAACGAATGTCTATAACGATACATTCTGTATAAGCCACGACGGAAAGTTTGGTACAATAAATGGCCTACGACTCGGACGACTCTCAAGTGTGCCAGTTGATTGGCCGGAGATTAATGCGGCATGGGGACACGCATTACTCCTTCTAGCTACCGTTGCTGGGCGTCTCAACTTCAAATTTGATGGGTACGAGCTTCAACCTATGGGTTCTACTTCTCGAATAATACGTTTTGATTATCCCTCGCCGTCTGCAAGTCGCTCCAGCTCACAACGGGTTAATCCACCCAAGCCACCCAAGAGATCAATTCTTGAACTTCATTCATCTGGTGATATGCCCCTTGGCCTTACATTCATGCATCGTAAATTTGATATAGCTATGGAAGCATTCCTTGAATGTATGCGTCAATTAGGCGCATTTGTTGAGCAGGAAACTGCCAGGAACTCTGAAACTGGAAAGGGTCTTAAATTACCATACAAAATCGAAGGGGAGAAGATAGGTGAAATTAGTATTAAACTGGGAATAGCACAGGATGATGCGTGGAGTAAAGCGTGCAAGTACACTCTCACATGCTGCAAATTCTTGTTAGCTCACGCCAGTAATGTTAATACTACGAGGAGGAGTATATAATTTATGATCATTGATGCACAGGGGATTTACGGCGCATTGGGTCAAAGAATGGAAACGTGGAAAAGGCGTTCCTGGCACTTGGACTGGATTTACGGCGTTTAATATGGTCACAATGCTTTCACTACGCACACCTAAAGACAGTTTGAGAAATGCaacatttattattcatcgTTTTATATTTCGAAACACCTGCTTGGTTTTCTTCCAATCTATACTTTGCAAGGTATATAAGTCAAACGTTATTTGTCGATTTTGTTGAAAGGAATGTTCCAATGTAAACCAGTTTTTTTGAgcgttttcttcttttcttgtttttttttatggcAAGGTTGCCTTTTCAAactcttttttaaatcaCTTCATCGTACATGCGTCGTCTCCAAGTGGCTACATACTAAGGTCAGACAATGTCTCTGCGCGCACATTGTCTTTCTTCTCAGTTCTTCTCTCCCGAGTCTCGACGCGATCATCAACTCTATCGGCATCTTGCTTGCGATCGAAGAACTCCTGGTCCCAAGTGGAACATTCACTAAGAGCCTTTTCTTTGGCGCGATAAACCTTATTGTGTCTTGGATCCCGAACAACGGACCCGACTTCGTGTCTTTGCAAAAACTTTCTAGATGTCATGATGGAAATTTTGTTTGTGGTTATGCTGAAAGGTCGAAATGGGCTTGGGGGTTACTTGAAAAATCGATGGTTGGAATCTGCTAAAGTGGAATTACGGGCTCTCTGGTGTGAAGGGTGTGAAGGGTGTGAAATTTGGTGGAGGTTGATGTTTTTATTAGATGAATGAAACTGAGGAAGAATGAAAACGGTATATTTCAGCGCTATCTATATACACGGCGAAACCTATTGTTTCCTACTTGTCTTCAACCTATTAACGCCTTTCCATTGTCCTTCAGAATAACGATGCAATCATAAGACAGTATCTCCTTCTGAATTTTGCCATCCCAGCAAAGCCCGAccaattttcgaaaaatcCCTTTGTGCGTGCGAGTGAGAAACTCCACGGATGTCTCATAATTCATTGCCCGACTGTATTAAAATGAGCTGGAGGTaatgatggatagatagatgagaatggaaagcaTAACATATACTCGAAGAATAAATGCTGGGATATTGGTACGTCTAAGATTCAGGAGTATTCAAGGAAGCGATTTCATTAAATTCTTTGTTGTCATCATCcctcccatcatcatcatcattattattatcgCGAACAATCCTAACCCAAGATATGAAACAAATCATCGCACCCCTACTTCATCTACCTAGTTAGTTAGCTAAAGCCCAATCAAGTATTAGTATTGTGTGGTATGAGAGTAGGGTCTTGAGCTACTTCTGTCCGTTGAAATCGTCAAAATTGCGTGAGAGTCTGTAAGCGAGTCGTCCTCTTTATACTAGGATCCGTAACCAAATGTCCCCTTTTTCCTTCAAATTCGAAGAAAGGCAAAAATAGAGAAATAGAGAAATAGGAAAATGCAAAATGAATACATcttatcaaaaataaatgatCGATTACTTTGCAGTATCAATTTAGAGAAATTACATATAACTATTGAAatcttgaaatatttcaGTCCCACTCGAGTGATTTCAGTCATCTTTGTTGAGCTAACAAGATGACTGTTgacatctctctctcttgtatttgatatttcaagaACAGATCTGCATGCTTGAAAGACTATTTTTATATGTGTCATCTCATCACTCATTGTCATTAAAAGCGTCTAGGTATCTACACCTCAACTTGGCTAGGTAGCTAAGCTAACATATATAACAAGTAAGCTATGCAAAAAGCTCACTAACAGGTATATCTTCAGAACTCCGGAAATCATTATCCCGCTCATATAATTACAGATTTCTCAGTCTTCCCAAATCCTCACAGATATCAAGCTTCTATCCGAACTTTCCCTCCACCTCTCACAAAGTCCACTCAATTCCCCTCCATGACCTGAGCAATGGgaatcttttcaatcttaCTATTCTGTTCCTGATCCCTACTGACTTGATAGAAATCGTCACAGAAATCAGAACACTGCATAACCTTCAGAAACTCTTCATCGTGAGTAATTATGATGAGTTGGAAATTTGCTTGTTGTTGACGGGATTTAATGATGTCATGTAGAGATTGTGCGAGTGCTTTTATGTTGTCTTGGTCTAGATTGGTGGTAGGTTCATCGAGTGCAATGAGCTATAAATGATGTTAGAATCACATCAATTTAAACAAaggagaataagaaaagaaacaaaacttACACCGCAATTAATACCGAAACATTCGGCGAGCGCTAAACGAATGATAATACAAGCCAAGACTTTCTGACCAGCACTGCAACGACCACGCATATCCATCTCGACATCTTGCTTAACCATCACAACTCGATATTTATAGTTTGTCTTCTTATTGCCAGCCGTGGTTTCGCCCTCATCTTTCTCGGAACGAATCATGATCGTATCAACATCCGTACCCTGGTAAGTAGTCTGCCACAATTCTCCAGCAATTCGATTaatttcttccatcttcacgCTATGAAATTTC
The Botrytis cinerea B05.10 chromosome 5, complete sequence DNA segment above includes these coding regions:
- the Bcvps30 gene encoding Bcvps30, whose product is MYCQKCRTSLKLDSSLEDLNPAAFDLLVGAASQNQSKNIPPSRPAYPQDRKQLYDRVSKHAGPPTFKRTISAPRRHESNLSDTMRSGTNNPAMSFVMLTESQVVPPSVAKSPDATTPNKSNQDDLSGGDAAGEGGKAMSREMERVSRLFEILTAKSDIDHPICVECTEMLVDGLQKRLEAATRERDAYVGFLKQVNAEVPTEEEVKEANDLLAKVQAEEVAAIEELKKIEAETAAVNEENAQLEEEARALDIEEEKFWSDRNEFAMKLSEFQNIRDSINLQYDHDSQLLDKLQRTNVYNDTFCISHDGKFGTINGLRLGRLSSVPVDWPEINAAWGHALLLLATVAGRLNFKFDGYELQPMGSTSRIIRFDYPSPSASRSSSQRVNPPKPPKRSILELHSSGDMPLGLTFMHRKFDIAMEAFLECMRQLGAFVEQETARNSETGKGLKLPYKIEGEKIGEISIKLGIAQDDAWSKACKYTLTCCKFLLAHASNVNTTRRSI